A region from the Medicago truncatula cultivar Jemalong A17 chromosome 6, MtrunA17r5.0-ANR, whole genome shotgun sequence genome encodes:
- the LOC25496224 gene encoding receptor-like protein EIX1: protein MPMMNPSCLKLIQTIFLMCLALQADLVCSKEVVRCIQSERQALLKFKAGLIDVNGMLSSWTTADCCQWYGIRCSNLTGHVLMLDLHGDYNKNEDQFYIGGDVDKSVMELKQLKYLNFSGNYFKGSNSLGFFGSLRNIRYLDLSRCRFGGKISIQFESLPHLKYLSLSSNDLDGLIPHQLGNLSNVRFIDLSNNHLEGSIPSKLGNLSNLQFLDLSYNRLEGSIPSQLENLSNLKFLHLKNNDLEGRIPSQLGNLSNLQFLDLFGNSLKGKIPYQLGKLTNLQDLYLGGGYGDSTLIIDNEDHSGGKWLLNLTSLTHLQMLSISNLDRFNSWLQLVGKLPKLKELSLESCGLSDHITLSSSPLNLNFSSSLSILDLSRNNFVSFSIFEWVSKISPNLTHLDLRGNQLVNPTPKYFATKMISRLPNLRELILYDNMFTSFMVFQWLSNISSNLVKLDLSNNLLEDSPSYDYDIVMRSLEELDLSQNSLKGGMFKSIRNICTLRSLDLNLNNFTQGLQSIIHDLSSGCVRNSLQWLNLYSSKITGTVPDLSMFTSLKFLDLSNNLLSGKIPEGSSLPCQMEDFSIAANSLDGRIPKSFWMNACKLKSLDLTSNSFSDELQVIIHHLSRCARYSLQQLYLRFNQINGTLPDLSIFSFLEIFDISKNKLNGEIHEDIRFPTKLRTLRMDSNSLHGVISEFHFSGMSMLKELDLSDNSLVLRFTENWVPPFQLQTIGLGSCKLGLTFPKWIQTQNHFQDIDISNSGISDNVPEWFWAKLSSQECKTINISYNNLKGLIPNLHVKNHCSFLSLASNQFEGSIPPFLRGSVSIDLSKNKFSNSIQFLCENGIDEALGQFDLSNNQLSGRIPDCWRNFKSLAYVDLSHNNFSGKIPSSMGSLVELQALMLRNNSLMEDIPFSLMNCTKLVMLDLRENGLEGLIPYWIGSELKELQVLSLQRNHFFGSFPLELCYLQNIQLFDVSLNNLSGGIPKCIQNFTSMSVKGSSQGFANHRYVTNKGFTEMDIPYELNALLTWKGVEQVFNNNQLFLLKSVDLSSNHFSQEIPPEIANLIQLVSLNLSRNNFTGKIPSRIGKLTSLDFLDLSRNKLIGSIPSSLSQIDRLGVLDLSHNQLSGEIPKSTQLQSFNASNYEDNLDLCGPPLVNLCVKGEPPHEPNGKIQDDEDLLLNRGFYISLTFGFIIGFWGVFGSILIKRSWRHAYFKFLNNLVDDIYVKCRWWLKD from the coding sequence ATGCCAATGATGAATCCATCTTGTTTGAAATTGATACAAACAATATTTCTCATGTGTTTGGCGTTGCAAGCAGACCTTGTTTGTTCAAAAGAGGTTGTTAGGTGCATACAAAGTGAGAGACAGGCACTCCTTAAATTCAAGGCTGGCCTTATTGATGTGAATGGCATGTTGTCATCTTGGACAACGGCAGATTGCTGCCAATGGTATGGAATTCGTTGCAGCAACCTCACTGGCCATGTACTTATGCTCGATCTTCATGGTGATTATAACAAGAATGAAGATCAATTTTATATCGGAGGTGATGTCGACAAGTCAGTGATGGAGTTGAAGCAATTAAAGTATTTGAACTTCAGTGGGAATTATTTTAAAGGCAGTAATAGTTTAGGTTTTTTTGGTTCTCTAAGAAACATAAGATACCTTGACCTTTCACGTTGTCGCTTTGGTGgaaaaatttcaattcaatttgaGTCTCTTCCGcatttgaaatatttgagtCTTTCCTCGAATGATCTCGATGGTTTGATTCCTCATCAACTTGGAAATCTCTCCAATGTTCGATTTATTGATCTAAGCAACAATCATTTAGAAGGAAGCATTCCATCTAAACTCGGAAATCTCTCCAACTTGCAATTTCTTGATCTCAGCTACAATCGTTTGGAAGGAAGCATACCATCCCAACTTGAAAATCTCTCCAACTTGAAATTTCTTCATCTCAAAAACAATGATTTGGAAGGAAGGATTCCATCCCAACTTGGAAATCTCTCCAACTTGCAATTTCTTGATCTCTTTGGAAATtctttaaaaggaaaaataccATATCAACTTGGAAAGCTTACAAACCTACAAGATCTTTATCTTGGAGGAGGATATGGTGATAGTACTCTGATAATTGACAACGAGGATCACAGTGGAGGTAAGTGGTTGTTGAATCTAACTTCTTTAACCCATCTTCAGATGTTGTCAATATCTAATCTTGATAGATTTAATAGTTGGTTGCAATTGGTTGGTAAGCTACCAAAACTGAAAGAACTAAGTTTAGAAAGTTGTGGTCTTTCTGATCATATTACTCTTTCATCGAGTCCTTTAAATCTTAACTTTTCCAGTTCTCTCTCTATCCTTGACCTCTCTCGGAACAACTTTGTGTCATTCAGTATTTTTGAGTGGGTGTCGAAAATTAGTCCCAATCTTACTCATCTTGACCTTAGGGGTAATCAGTTGGTTAATCCCACACCAAAATATTTTGCCACGAAAATGATTAGCAGGCTTCCAAATTTGAGAGAACTAATATTATATGATAACATGTTCACATCATTCATGGTATTCCAGTGGCTTTCAAACATAAGTTCCAATCTTGTTAAGCTTGACCTTTCCAACAACCTCTTGGAGGATTCTCCATCATATGACTATGACATAGTTATGAGGTCTCTTGAGGAACTTGACCTATCACAAAATAGTTTGAAGGGTGGGATGTTTAAATCCATCAGAAATATATGCACCTTACGTTCTTTAGATCtgaatttaaacaatttcaCCCAAGGCCTTCAATCAATTATTCATGATTTGTCTAGTGGTTGTGTTAGAAACTCACTTCAATGGTTAAATCTTTATTCTAGTAAAATCACTGGAACTGTACCTGATCTTTCTATGTTCACATCATTAAAATTTTTGGATCTTTCTAATAATCTACTGAGTGGAAAGATTCCTGAAGGTAGTAGCTTGCCATGTCAAATGGAAGATTTTTCCATTGCAGCAAACTCTTTAGATGGAAGAATTCCAAAATCGTTTTGGATGAATGCATGTAAGTTGAAGTCATTGGATCTTACAAGCAATAGTTTCAGTGATGAGCTTCAAGTAATAATCCATCATTTATCTAGATGTGCTAGATACTCACTCCAACAATTATATTTGAGATTTAATCAAATCAATGGAACACTACCTGATCTCTCAATATTCTCATTCTTGgaaatatttgatatttctaaaaataagcTAAACGGGGAGATACATGAAGATATTCGGTTTCCAACTAAACTAAGGACACTACGGATGGATTCAAACTCTTTACATGGTGTGATCTCTGAATTCCATTTTTCTGGTATGTCAATGTTAAAGGAATTAGACTTGTCTGACAATTCACTAGTATTGAGATTTACCGAAAACTGGGTCCCGCCTTTTCAGTTGCAAACTATAGGATTGGGATCTTGCAAACTTGGTCTTACATTTCCAAAATGGATTCAGACACAAAATCACTTTCAGGATATTGATATTTCTAATTCTGGAATTTCAGATAATGTTCCCGAGTGGTTTTGGGCTAAACTATCATCACAAGAGTGCAAGACAATCAACATTTCATACAACAATCTCAAAGGATTAATTCCGAATCTTCatgtaaaaaatcattgttCTTTTTTATCTCTTGCATCAAATCAATTTGAAGGCTCCATTCCACCATTTCTCAGAGGTTCTGTATCTATTGATTTGTCCAAAAACAAATTCTCTAACTCTATTCAATTTTTATGTGAAAATGGTATAGATGAAGCGTTAGGCCAGTTTGACCTTTCAAATAATCAATTATCTGGAAGAATTCCAGATTGTTGGAGAAATTTCAAATCATTAGCTTATGTAGATTTGAGCCACAACAATTTTTCAGGGAAAATTCCTTCTTCAATGGGATCACTCGTAGAACTGCAAGCATTAATGTTGAGGAACAACAGTTTAATGGAGGATATCCCTTTCTCCTTAATGAACTGCACAAAGTTAGTAATGCTGGATTTGAGAGAAAATGGATTAGAAGGACTGATCCCTTATTGGATTGGAAGTGAATTAAAAGAGTTGCAAGTTTTAAGCTTACAAAGGAATCACTTCTTTGGAAGTTTCCCCCTCGAACTTTGCTACCTACAAAACATCCAACTCTTTGATGTATCATTGAACAATCTATCTGGAGGGATTCCCAAATGCATTCAAAATTTCACTTCAATGAGTGTTAAAGGTTCATCACAAGGTTTTGCCAATCATCGGTATGTTACCAACAAAGGATTTACAGAAATGGATATTCCATATGAATTGAATGCACTCTTAACATGGAAAGGTGTAGAACAAGTGTTCAACAACAATCAATTGTTTCTTCTAAAAAGTGTAGATCTCTCGAGCAATCACTTTTCACAAGAGATTCCACCTGAAATAGCTAATTTGATTCAATTGGTCTCATTGAACTTATCAAGAAATAACTTCACAGGGAAAATTCCTTCAAGAATTGGAAAGCTAACATCACTTGACTTTCTTGATTTGTCTAGAAATAAGTTGATTGGTTCAATTCCTTCTAGTCTTTCTCAAATAGACCGGCTTGGTGTGTTAGATTTGTCACATAACCAATTATCTGGAGAGATTCCAAAGAGTACACAACTACAAAGTTTCAATGCCTCAAATTACGAAGATAATCTTGATCTTTGTGGACCACCACTTGTAAACTTGTGCGTCAAAGGGGAGCCACCACATGAACCAAATGGAAAAATTCAAGACGATGAAGATTTGCTTCTCAATCGTGGATTTTACATAAGCCTGACATTTGGATTTATTATAGGCTTTTGGGGAGTATTTGGTTCAATCCTAATCAAGCGTTCTTGGCGACATGCTTATTTCAAGTTCTTGAACAATTTAGTGGATGATATTTACGTGAAATGCAGATGGTGGCTCAAAGATTaa
- the LOC25496226 gene encoding receptor-like protein 35, whose translation MTIMNPFCLKLIIQTIFLTLLVLQADLVCSKEVVKCIQSERHALLQFKAGLTDEYGMLSSWTTADCCEWYGIGCSNLTGHVLKLDLHGDYNYYNDNDGNKFYIMGDIHKSLMELQQLQYLNLNRNNFRGSHVPGFFGSLRNLRYLDLSYCGFGGQIPIQFESLYHLKYLKISGNDLDGLIPQLGNLSNLQFLDLSRNLLEGSIPSQLGNLSNLQFLDLLGNSFNGKIPSQLGKLTNLQELHFGGYSLSSLTIDNGDHNGGLVI comes from the coding sequence ATGACAATAATGAACccattttgtttgaaattaattattcaaaCCATATTTTTAACGCTTTTGGTGTTGCAAGCAGACCTTGTTTGTTCAAAAGAGGTTGTTAAATGCATTCAAAGTGAGAGGCATGCACTTCTTCAATTCAAGGCTGGTCTTACCGATGAATATGGCATGTTGTCATCTTGGACGACGGCAGATTGCTGCGAATGGTATGGAATTGGTTGCAGCAACCTCACTGGTCATGTACTTAAGCTCGACCTTCATGGTgactataattattataatgataatgatgGCAATAAATTTTATATCATGGGTGATATCCACAAGTCATTGATGGAGTTGCAACAGTTACAATATTTGAACCTCAACAGAAATAATTTTAGAGGGAGTCATGTCCCAGGTTTCTTTGGATCTTTAAGAAACCTAAGATACCTTGATCTTTCTTATTGCGGTTTTGGAGGACAAATTCCTATTCAATTTGAGTCACTTTACCATTTGAAATACTTGAAAATTTCCGGCAATGATCTGGATGGTTTGATTCCTCAACTTGGAAATCTCTCCAACTTGCAATTTCTTGATCTTAGCCGCAATCTTTTGGAAGGAAGCATTCCATCTCAACTTGGAAATCTCTCCAACTTGCAATTTCTTGATCTCCTTGGAAAttcttttaatggaaaaatacCTTCACAACTTGGAAAGCTTACCAACCTACAAGAGCTTCATTTCGGAGGATATAGTCTTAGTTCTCTAACAATTGACAACGGAGATCACAACGGAGGTCTGGTTATCTAA